CATCACATAGAATAGCATCACatagaacagggttccccaactggtggctCGTGTGCCCGAATTTGGCCcacgggtggttttatttggccctccaAGTATTCagagcaaaaataaatacaacattTATTGTTGGAAataaaatactgtaaaaacaccaggaaattagcgccaagtgattttaatttaagaaatctgttccTAAGTATTCCCACGtgtaagagagagacacatgatcATATAGAAATGTatgcaaggtttgaaattattatctTTTAATCTAACATTATATCTGTGACTTGTTGCAGTCAACAAATTACATGTTCCGGCAccccgaccatccgctcaagaaataAATTGTCCCGCGGccgaatctagttgatgatccctgtgtttgtgtgttttttctgTATGTTTTGTCATCAGTTTGAGCAGTTTGAAAGTACAATTGGGTTCAAGCTCCCCAACCATAGGGCGGCCAAGAGATTATGGAAGGTTTGCGTGGAGCACCACACCTTTTTCAGGTGAGACCTGGGCCACCACCTCAATGTGTAGACATCTGCCATTTCAGTGAAGGGTTTTGGATGTAAATCTATAGTTATTGAACATTGTCTTGGTTAACTTCATGCTGGGTTGGAACAATTGCCTGCACACACTGCTTCCCTGCAGGACCATTTACCCATCCCTGCTGTAATTGTGTGTCTTTCTTGACCTCTAGGTAGATTAATGTCTCCTCTTTGTTCTCCTGCCCTCAacattcctctctgtcctctaggtTGGTGTCTCCAGAAACTCCCCCCAAGAAGTTCCTAAACCTGGGTTCTAAGTTCCGCTACAGCGGGAGAACCCAGGCCCAGACTCGACGAGCGAGCTCCCAGATCGTCCGCCCAGCACCCTGCTTTGAGCGCTCCACCAGCAAGCGCTACATCATGTCTCGCAGCCTGGACGGAGGTTTGTAGTCCCATCAACCTTTCTCTTTGAAGTGGTTAGGAATGAAGGAGGATTGTAATCACATTTCTCCCCATAGAGTTTGAGTTGGGGAAGCATACTACAGGACAAAGCAAGCTACGAGACATTATTAAACAACCAAACCTAAATCATCACACTTATGAAAATCATATGTTGCCCTTGTCCTCCGTGCTCATGTCCACACTTTTCTGAAGTATTTGATTCTAAGCTGTCCAAGTCAGAGGGATTTACAGTACCCAGACCTGTCATTGGCTTACAAGTGTCACTGGTGTGAATAGGGAATACTTTCCCTTGAATATCCCTAGAACGATAGTTGATATTCTCCACAGAGCCATTTTGGTCGCCGTTTGTCTTGAAAGTGGTCGCTTGCTTGACAGCTTCAACATTTCCTAGTCTAGGTGAACGCTTAAGAGAACCTCCGTAAGCAGCCGTGCTGTGAAGGCTCAAAAGCCTCAGTATGCCGCTCAGACTAATTACAGTTTTTAGCCATTGTTATCTTCGCCGCTCTGCACTCACAATGCCTTTTCATCCCCTGGAAGCACCCAGGGCcgtccctcactcccctgtcttTATCAACCAGTCCCAAACCACGGGTAAAGTCCTTTATTTTTCAAGCCTGTTCACAGAGGAAGCCGCAGATAAATTGCTCGTAGTGACGACGGCTATGTATGAAGAGAGAATCGAAAATATTGTTTATTTTATATCCCCTTCTGAGGGAACGGATACTCGCCACAGGGATTTACCAGGCACCCCATTGTGTTGTTTTGTCATCTTCGCTTGACGATGCACCCTCTGCTTTTGTTCTCCCCCGTTCGCTGATTAATTGGAGAATTTAGTTTTTTCTTGTATTTATGCTGCCGCCCCTCCCATGTCATATCTGAGCTGTGACGAAAACATGTCCGTTTGAATGCAAATGTTGCTGTTTCATTTAGGAATAAAGAGCTTTTTTGGCGGGATTTCACTAGCTAACTGACTTGAAAGAGAGACTCGGCCAATTGGCTGTGATATCAATTGAATATGAGCCGCCCCGGGGCCCATATTAGTTTCAGACTCCATCAGTATCATTGGACCTAAAAGGCAACATTGATTTTTCTGTCTCAACTCTTCATTGATGGGAGAAAGTTTAGTGTCTGACTGTCTGTTCTCATCCCATCAGAAAGTGTATCCATTAGGTGTCTTAGTCTTAAGAGGCTTTCCATAATACTGTGAACCAGACAACTTACATATCCTTTAACGTTCATGTATTCAAATCCATAGTCAATAACTCTACAAAATTATTATATAAACAAACAATATTCTCTCCCAAGTGCTCAGCTGACTACCTAATGCTCAGCTTTGAATAATATTATGTGTTATGTTAATGTTGAATCTTCCCCCGTGATATTGAATTTCTATGCAATCCTCCTCAGCTCCCCAGAGTACACCCAAAAGGAGTTCACCCAAAAGGAGTTCACCCAATAGGAGTTCACCCAAAAGGAGTTCACCCCAAAAAACTGTATCACCGAGAATTAAACCACCTGCTAGTTTAAACGGCACTAAACCAACAGGTAGATATTACGCACTGTGTCTCTCTGTACGTGCTAACAGTAGATGTAGCCCCTGAGCTAACTATGCCTGCTAGTTAATGATCCCATCTCTGCTTCTttcctttgactttttccaacgGTAGCCATTTAGTTTTGTATTTTGGGCCCTGGTTACAGACACCCCTCGGTGCTGATCAGGCTTGCGCTGCATGATCCCATGCTAATTGGGGGGGGCTCGCCGAGCATGTGAACGCACCATGGCCCTCCCTTCATAGCTGTTCACTTGTAGTTGTTTGTTTGAaagaaaatggagaaaaaaatccCAGCCTTGTTCTGTCAGCTTGGCCGCTAATGGCTTATGTGGCCTGGATCTATAAAGAGACTCAACAATCACTCGCTCATTCTCCCAGCTCGTTACATTGATTCAGAGTGCTTTTTGTGCTGTCAGTGACGTAGGGAGATGATATAAGTTAACATAGTTACAGTAGTCATTTTTTAAGATATGTGTTTTATCCCTGAATGATCAACAAAGCTAATAAGCTGTGTTCTAAGTTCACAACAGGGATGCAGTGCATGTTTTGTCTGAGCTGACTCATAGCAATGATGGAATATTAAATGTTTCTAATTTACCAGCACAGCCAATACCATATCATCTGCCAACTGCATATTTTTCCCCCTTTCTCGTTTAGGTTCTGACGCAGTAGTTTTTATGTTGGTATTTAAGTGCATGCAGTTTGAGCCTTTCATTATCAGTCAATGGGAGGAATTCAAAAGCTGCAGTCAATTAGAGAATGTTTGTAAGTACGGCACATAGAGGAGCTGAAAAATGACAGCTTATCAGCGattgctgtctaatgttaattgAAAATTGATGATGAGGGTAGTCACCCTAGCATTTAAACCTCTGCATGGAAACTGATATAGCAATTTTATACATATAGCATattttatacatatatatatatacatacatatacatatatatatatatatacatatatatatatacatatacatatatatacatatatatatatatatacatatatatatatacatatacatatatatacatatatatacatatacatatacatatatatacatatatatatacatatatatacatatatatacatatatatatagccttTTCTCATAAATCTGGAGCGTGGTATTTTGTTAGGTGCGTACTGTTGTGACTGAAACCCTTGATGATATCGATTTTAATATATAATACTGTTTATGAGATGCTTTTCATTTCAAACCACACAATGATTATGGAGTATTGGCTTTAATTACAGATCAAGGCTAATATCTGAATGAAAAGCTCTGACGTTGATAATAATAGTGTTATTATCAATGGGAATGGGATTTAATGCGTGTTTTTAGGTTTATCTTCCATGAGTCTATGGTTGTGATGACTATGCTGATACAACCTGCAGCTTATTACATTCACGCTCCAACCTGCTAACGTGCAATGTTGCCTCAGTTAGAGGAAAATGACAATTCCTTAATGcaaaatgctgtgtgtgtgtgtgtgtatgtgtgtgtgggtatgtgcgtgcctgtgtgcgtgcgtgtgcatgcatgtgcgTCTATGTGCATGCTTCAGAGATGGGCTCGGATCTATACGGAAGGGCGAAGGGCATTGCCGTGAGTGACCTCATCACCACAGTGACACCGGAGAAAAAGGTggaagagaggaaggcagaggaagaggtggaagtagaggtgcaggtggaggtggaggaggaagacgaGACCACGAAAGCCACCGAGATGTCTCAGCCAAGTCCAACCTCTCCCATTCGACATGACACCAAGGTATAGTTCTCCACACCCAATCAATTATCTCTGTCCTCAGTCCACCCCTGAGCTCTCTCTATAATACATTAAAACAAATTTCTCTGAGTGCCCAGATTCCACTCTGAAAACGAAAGCTGTTTAATGCCGGAGCCCAGAGTGTAACCTAGCTATGCCAGCCAGAGCTATTCTGTCAGACAGACTAGAGCCAGGTGGCCATAATTTTTCCAAGGTAGTGAAGCATTACAAATCTCATTGTCTGGGAATGCCGTCCTGTGCTTTCACGCTCTGCCACGCTCTCTATCAGGTAGGCAGGGCCCTGATAACTTACTAATGGATAACTCAGAGTCCCCGAACCTGAACTGTCTCTACTCTGCCTGAAAGGCGACTTCAGATCAGTGCCAGAAGACTCGGAAAAAGGCAGGGACAGACTATTTCAAATGTAGAAATTGAAAGTGCTTGTTTAGACGTGATGTTCATTCATTGTGAAAGTTGATGACGAGGAGCTTAAACTTAATTAACTTTGGCAGATGTAATGTCTATAGTTACTCGTTACCTAGGAGAAGAGTTCTTAGTAGAGTCCTAATGCTTATTGTGAAAGGGCAAACTGCTAACTGTAATTTAATTTGTGATGAAAATTGATAAGGCAGGAGAACAACCTCTAGCTGGTGGAgtcatctgtaatgtattctAATGGATTGATGTTGACATGGGTCTTCTAAATATGTTTTAATGCATTTCCTGTTGCTTTTTTTACCCCGAAAATGGTTTACAATCACTACTTTGTTGAACCACTTTGCTAATGGCTAATGTTTTGGTAAAAACGAGTTCTGGGAAATTGGTTCTCTTTCTCCTCACGCTTGTCCATTGGATGTTCTACTGTGTTACTACTAAACAGACGGAACTGACTGACACTTGTGTCGATGGTGAACTGACAGCTACTGAGGTTTGTACCATGGGAAGATACTTCACCTCAACTCTCATCTGTTCTTGTAGAAGTCTTACGTTCTTTAGTTCCATATTTCTATTTCAACAATATCGGACTGTCTGATTATCCATTCAACGCATTATTTGATAGTTTCTCTTATAAGCATAACCTGTTGTGTTGTATTGCGGTTTTGATATCAAATTCCCTCTCTGTGCTTCCCATGCTGCCAGTCGGACCAAGACGACGAGTCTGAGTTAAAGACACAGGTATATTAACTAGTGTATGGTGCCTTAACTCTCATTTCATCCACAGCTCGTCAAACGACCATTTCATCCGCAACCTGTGAACCTGGGATTCAAAATCACTGTAGGCTTCACAATCAAGATCTGCAATCTATGAGGAGATGTGGATTTTATATGCAACAACATCTAAATGACTGTTATTTTCCTTACAGAACAGTTTCATAAGGCGAATTAAAGGAGAGAATGTGTTTGTCAGACATAGTGTGCTGATGttagaggttggtacagtatggAACGCCAGGCTAGTGCATGGAGATTGGTGACATTTTGGTCAAGGTCTAGGTTTGGCCAGTAACAGTGGATTTCCCATTTTGACCACAATAACATATTGTTTTGAACTGTCCAATGTTGATTCATTAGCTAACATACTTAGTAAGCATGGAGTGTTTTTGGGGTGATTTAGTTTTTGCTGTAATACATTAATGTGATATGCCAGATTGGGAGTTATTGCTTATAAATAGAGAATAAGATGAATTAAGGTTCAATTGATGTCTATGAATACTTCTTTACAAAGAGGTGAATCTTAACTTTCACTTCAGTTAAATTTGTACCTATTCATGCATTGATGTCTATGTGAGACTAAGTGAAAAATTGACCTTATGAATTATCCACATTTTGTGGTGAATCCTAGGTATACAAGAGAGGCAAATGCATTGCAGTGTCCTTTTGAATGCATGTTCTGCCTGTTTTGGATAGATTATGCCGTATATACAGCTCATTACACAGCACTGCACCTGTGAACATAATATAAACATACATCAAAGTAATGGACATTATGTTTGTCAATCTGTCACCAAGACGATACTTAGCCACGCTACTTCAATAGCAGCACACAAGCTGCACTCACAAAGATTCAGAATTGTAATTTCGTCTCATAGTACACCGTTGATTTCCTATTGCGTTTGCATTGCATAACTCATTCACTACCTCATTTTGTTTTTAAAGGATTGATTTGTAGCTTGCTGACTAGCGTCCAGTAGCATATTTTTTTCAATAGAATGTTATTTTCAGTATTGTTCAAAACATGGACATAAATGTTAAACAGCCTGAAAGAACAGGACACAATACTCTGACATTAAATTGATATCCATACACGTTTAAAATCTAGAATTAGCAGTAGCATCAGTCAAATGACTTCTCTTTCTGTTCCTCAGGACACAGTGGGCACGCCAGAGGAGCTGTTGAAACACGCAACCAACATCAGCGAGCTCAAGAGGTCGTTCCTGGAGACGGGCGCCGACACGGCCGGCCTCACCGAGTGGGAGAAGAGGTTGTCCTCGTCCCCCCTGCGCTCGCTGCGTCTCGACGAAGCCCCTATGATCGAACCACTGGAGCTCGATGAAGTACCGGTAAATTCACTGTCAAATCGGAAAGGGACTGAATAGAGAGGGGGGAGGCATCCATACATCGTTTAGAGACCCCTGTGATTTAATTACACATTTAGTAGAACCTCAGTGGGTGAAAACACGTAGAATAAAAATCCGGTAACATATAATCCATGGGTGGACATTATGCTGCTTTTTGTTCCATCCTGCTCTAACACACCTGGTTCTACTAATCAGCTGCTCATTAGCTCCTTGATAAGCTGAATCAAGTTTAAAACTGCTGGAAGTACACACACTACTATCCTGACTTAAAGAGAAATAGCATCCTTGCTTTTGATAGGACATGATTTGAAGGTTGAGATGTGCCTTCTGCATTGTGAGAAGGTTGACATGTGCCGGCTGCAGTGTGAGAAGGTTGACATGTGCCTGCTGCAATGTGAGAAGGTTGACATGTGCCTGCTGCAATGTGAGAAGGTTGACATGTGCCTGCTGCAGTGTGAGAAGGTTGACATGTGCCTTCTGCAATGTGAGAAGGTTGACATGTGCCTGCTGCAGTGTGAGAAGGTTGACATGTGCCTTCTGCAATGTGAGAAGGTTGACATGTGCCTGCTGCAATGTGAGAAGGTTGACATGTGCCTGCTGCATTGTGAGAAGGTTGACATGTGCCTGCTGCATTGTGAGAAGGTTGACATGTGTCTGCTGCAATGTGAGAAGGTTGACATGTGCCTGCTGCAGTGTGAGAAGGTTGACATGTGCCTGCTGCATTGTGAGAAGGTTGACATGTGCCTGCTGCAGTGTGAGAAGGTTGACATGTGCCTGCTGCAATGTGAGAAGGTTGACATGTGCCTGCTGCAGTGTGAGAAGGTTGAGATGTGCCTTGCTGCAATGTGAGAAGGTTGACATGTGTCTGCTGCAATGTGAGAAGGTTGACATGTGCCTGCTGCAGTGTGAGAAGGTTGACATGTGCCTGCTGCATTGTGAGAAGGTTGACATGTGCCTGCTGCAATGTGAGAAGGTTGACATGTGCCTGCTGCAATGTGAGAAGGTTGACAGGTGCCTGCTGCAGTGTGAGAAGGTTGACATGTGCCTGCTGCAGTGTGAGAAGGTTGACATGTGCCTGCTGCAGTGTGAGAAGGTTGACATGTGCCTGCTGCAATGTGAGAAGGTTGACATGTGCCTGCTGCAATGTGAGAAGGTTGACAGGTGCCTGCTGCAGTGTGAGAAGGTTGAGATGTGCCTTGCTGCAATGAATGAGATCCCTCCTCTCCATGTCAAATCTCAGGAGACTGGGGCCTCTACCGTGTCTCCTTGAAAAGCTACTCAATAATCTATACAGGTGGAGGAAGGTGCTTAACACCCCGCTACTGGAGATAGAGGGACAGATGTTAGGAAATAATCGCTGCCTCATTATGAAATGTGACACCTATACCCTTCCTTCTCCAGTGACGTGTTCAAGTAGCTACCAAGCATCAACGTGTTTTTCAAGTGAAGTTAAGCCACTGTGAAAGGAAGTGATTCAGAGGCAGCTCCTTGATGCAGACAAAAAGTGTAGGCTACAAAATCCAACCGCTGAAGCCAAAAGTAGATACAAGGAGCACCAGTTGAAAGTACCAGGGGACAATTTACAGTGTGACATCAATATAGGGCTGGATTGATTTTTAGCAGCCTGGCCTGTGAATGAGTAGTAAATCCTTGTGCTATAACCTTGCCAAatggaggtgggagggagagactcAAGGAAGCAAACATCCTCTTTGGCTAAGCATTTTAGCAGGACTAAGATCAACCACAGCCCTGCTATGGAAAAGCATGCATGGACTTCAAAAGGGAGGAAGAAACCCCCCATCCCTctgcatgctgtgtgtgtgtgtgtgtgtgtgtgtgtgtgtgtgtgtgtgtgtgtgtgtgtgtgtgtgtgtgtgtgtgtgtgtgtgtgtgtgtgtgtgtgtgtgtgtgtgtgtgtgtgtgtgtgtgtgtgtgtgtgtgtgtgtaaacatcaAGCAGTCTGGAGAACGGCAATGATGATGTAACCAAGGAAAggggatttatttatttattcatgtaGCAGCGACAATAGCATATTTCTGCCAGTATTTCTTTTTATGACTGTTTGTATGTGATTAAAGTAGGTGTGGAAAGGAGCCAGTTTACCCCTCAGCCAAGTCTTGCAACCTTGACCCATTCTTTATTTGTGAGATACTGGAAGAAGAGGGATTGTGTCTGCAGATAATGTTCTCATTAATCCACACCCTTATCTCTGTTATCAACCTCATAGTGTGAGTATGTTTGGAGAGATACTTAAGTCCCATCGTTACACACTGTTGTGCCGTGTTTTATGGAAATCTCATATCCCACACACTCTTATCAAACAGAATGAGTAATGATATCCGTAATAGGATACAGCCCACACTCGTACGCCTCAAAGCTACTTTCCATTCTACTTCATTCATGCCGGGCTGTTTGTTTGTCTTGTTTTTCTTTTCTATTCATGTAGAGcaaagaggatgagagagaggatgagagagtcATGGATGCAGGCGGTAGCATTGAGGAGGAGATCAACCACAGCCCTGTGGATACTAAGACTACTGTGGTAGGTAGCCAGGATGTATGCTGGTCCAGCTATCTCTGTGTGATTGGAACACCTTCATCTCTGCTGCTTGGTTAGATTAGAGACAGCTAAGCCTATGAATTATTAACATGTCTTACTGTACATATTTAATCAAAGATCCATTTGGGAGTGTAGGACTAGCATCCTATGTTATTCATTGTCAGCAGTGGATGACAACATGACAAGAATTTGCTATACATAGAGACCGGTTTTAAATAGCCACTGAACATGCCGTTTGGCACGTGTGTTTTTCTGTTGCTCATTAGAAAACGAGATTTCAGTCTTGAAGGTGTGTTTCCTGACCGATTCAGCGTTTGGTTAATGATGTTTGTCCCCGATGAGACACTAGCCGCGGAAGTCTATTTCACTTGCTCAAAGGTTcactcaagaaatctgtaataTATTTTTCAGTTTTTGCAGAGGATGCTTTAGTTTTAGTTTAACACATAACTAAGGTGTTTTGTGCAATATTTCTCAAGTAAAAGAATTGGCGACATGTTGTCTTATGTAAACAAAATCGAGCTGCTGGGCAGGTCTGTCTCATTGTCTATGCTATTGGATAGAGAGCAATCACCGCAGCTGTTCACCCCATGTTAGTTCCCCAATGGACATTGTCAAATCAACACTGTTTTtgacgagactgactttatgaccaaaattattcctaattacactttgtagtcaattttgacactggAACTCTTTCTGACTCGATGCCACAAAGGCCGTTTTCAACGGGATTTGTTGCTTTTTAAAGGCCGTCACTCTTTAACAATATACTAACAACTAAGACCTGTGATCTATGTTGCTGTCTATGTTAATAGTGTCTATGATCTATGTTGCTTGCAAGTCTAAAGTTGCTGCTTTAAGAATTGCTCTTCTTGGGACTGCCACTGGAAGTCCTTCTCCCCCCATTGAACTGCAAGTTGCCATTTATTGTTATGAATATTTCCCAGGAGGCAGCAGTGCAGAGTGGTCATTAtatggcacagccacaaagtcataaaatatTGTTTaaacctaaccacactgctaaccctaatgcctaacaggctgactacacGTGAGCGTTGTGAAATAAATGTAGACAAATAtgttcaattattgcacccacacagcttgccaagggctaaaatagaagtcagttctatttctgacgcagatcgtgctgcaagtcctgcctctcccatctcctccttggTTTATAGAaacaggtacccacgtgccatctcctcattggttatacccacgtgggtgagtGAAAGACGAAATAGgtcggtggcggtaatgcacgtaatttatgaaagttgccaatcacaatataaagtcaagagaagaaaaagcctggaaggaggagaggtgactagaaacgattcggttgatagttttatgtgtggattattTGGCGGAGTAGAaaaccttgtgcatttcaggtaaaataacaactaaatgtttatatcccaggacaaattagctagcaacagcaagctagctaaataggacaaattagctagcaagtgcaagctagctagctaaattgccataaatgtttaatgcttttcgacctgtctcCAAATTAATATTATCGGtgcagagtttgttttgatattttaacctgagtgtcgtgatcgcatttggtgtggggggacaaaataaatgtatgcacgatggtgcacgagcgcagccggtttgggttcggtgtaaccctaaccttaaattatgCCTAACCCAAATTTTTGTTTTCATGATTTTTTACGtatagacaattttgactttgcagctgatCCATCAAGCGGAAtggcctccagggcaagattcattaCAATTAACGTCAATCTGCCGTTGAACTGGCTAACCCCAGTCTTTGTATGTATCTTGTATGTAGGATTCTGACGGGTGGGTAATAGTAAGTAAAGTCCCTCCTAAGGTAACCGAAAAGAAAATCATTGTCAACTATAAAGTTATGACCGTCACTAACACTGTGGCCGAAGGAGCGCTCGCCGGCACCAGTGGTGGCATAGTCGGCAAGGAGTTGAAAGCGTATGAGAGCTTCCGCAGCGAACTCCCCTCCAAAAccgaggagatgagagagaagaactATACCCTGGGCAAGTCCTATGACACAATGTCAGGCAAGATTGTCACAATGACAAAGCGGGCCAAAGATGGTGGGGAGGCGGTGGCGGCTGCTCCGGCAGCGTTTCCCAGGGAGCTGAAGAGGGCAGCAGACCAATCCACCACCACAGTGAAGATCATCCCGGTGTCGACTGAGTATGAGATGCCGGTGTCTGTCCACATGGGTCTCCCACCCCAGGAAGGAGTCGGACCCCCCATGATTACCATCAAGGAGGCCAGGACGCCCTCTCCATCCGAGCCCAGCAACGGTGCCCTGGGCCTGGGCACCGTGCGGACCATGGTGTCCATCCGCTCCAGCCAGGACATCAGTGATGCAGCGAGAGCGGACAGCAGGAAGCAGCTGAGGGAGACTTTTCTCCTGGGAGACAGGAGCACCACCCCTGTTgcacctcacacacctctctcgccACGCTCCCCCATGGCCAAGTCACCTATGGCGAAGTCTCCCATGACAAAGCCCAAGCCTCCAATGGAGGATCTGCGTCTGAGCCCCGGccctgtgtcctatctatccagAACCCCATCGCCCTCCAAAGTGGTAGGATGATATGACGCCCCTCCCCCCAAAATGCCTGaagcccccccctctccctccctactgtAGCCCCCCAAAATGTTTTCAAGCTAATCCCGCCCCTGTCTGCCTGGTCTTCGTATCTACTGCAACAAGCCTGGACCCGGCGCGGTTTTGCACTCGACTGAATGTTTATAGGAATCGCTTGGgtatctctttctttctatccttTGCTCTTTTTAGTTGGACACAAATCCCTTAACCACGGTATTTGGTGTAATTTGTTTACTGCTTTCCTAAGCCAAACTTGCTGCCTCATGGGCACTGGCATTTGTTTACCCCTTTCATTTCAATGTAAATTAAATTGTGTTTCGTTTTATGCTTATTCCCCATGCTGCTAGCCACACCAAATTAATGCTTTACACTTTGGCTTATGGTACGGTACGGTATACTATGGTTTATATGCCACTGACTGCTTCAGCCCTACCACATTTACTTTTGATTTTCCTTGGTATGCCCTCTATGAACTCTTGGCTGCTTGATCTGAGATTATGATATGGGCCCTATTCATAAGAAGAGACATCCCGACTCACAAGACATACTTGTCTGTCTCATCTATTGCCTTTGATTGACATTCTCAATAGATGAAAGCCAAGTACTGAGCTGCCATAAGGTCTCCCTAGTAAAGTTGAATTGCTGACGATGCTCTTTTCTAGAAGTTCTATAAATGTATAAAAGCTCTAGTAAAGTGATTGATATGTCACAGGGTGGTGTTTCTATCAATTCCTCAGATTTGCGTATTATAGCATACAAACATGGACTTAAAAAAAACACTCTAGATTCTTAAGAGTTCTTAAAGTATTCTATCTTCTCAAACCCAATCTTCTAAAATGACCCTTCTTAGCGATCAATCTTTACCTCAATGCTCTTATGAATAATCCCCACAAACCCCCATCCCCTGAGCTTGTGTCTGGGCATTGTGTCaaaggcctgtctgtctgtgtc
This window of the Oncorhynchus keta strain PuntledgeMale-10-30-2019 chromosome 4, Oket_V2, whole genome shotgun sequence genome carries:
- the epb41l3a gene encoding band 4.1-like protein 3a isoform X10; protein product: MQCKVTLLDGSDYTCVVEKRERGHVLFHKVCEQLNLLEKDYFGITFRDIENQKNWLDPSKEMKKQIRGAWNMGVAWNFSFNVKFYPPDPAQLSEDITRYYLCLQLRDDVVSGRLPCSFATHTVLGSYTVQSELGDYDPEESGTDYVSEFRFAPNQTKELEEKVMDLHKNYKGMMPAEAEMHFLENVKKLSMYGVDLHHAKDSEGVEIMLGVCSSGLLIYRDRLRINRFAWPKVLKISYKRNNFYIKIRPGEFEQFESTIGFKLPNHRAAKRLWKVCVEHHTFFRLVSPETPPKKFLNLGSKFRYSGRTQAQTRRASSQIVRPAPCFERSTSKRYIMSRSLDGAPQSTPKRSSPKRSSPNRSSPKRSSPQKTVSPRIKPPASLNGTKPTEMGSDLYGRAKGIAVSDLITTVTPEKKVEERKAEEEVEVEVQVEVEEEDETTKATEMSQPSPTSPIRHDTKTELTDTCVDGELTATESDQDDESELKTQDTVGTPEELLKHATNISELKRSFLETGADTAGLTEWEKRLSSSPLRSLRLDEAPMIEPLELDEVPSKEDEREDERVMDAGGSIEEEINHSPVDTKTTVDSDGWVIVSKVPPKVTEKKIIVNYKVMTVTNTVAEGALAGTSGGIVGKELKAYESFRSELPSKTEEMREKNYTLGKSYDTMSGKIVTMTKRAKDGGEAVAAAPAAFPRELKRAADQSTTTVKIIPVSTEYEMPVSVHMGLPPQEGVGPPMITIKEARTPSPSEPSNGALGLGTVRTMVSIRSSQDISDAARADSRKQLRETFLLGDRSTTPVAPHTPLSPRSPMAKSPMAKSPMTKPKPPMEDLRLSPGPVSYLSRTPSPSKVPKPTFEEMSPELTALLHSARYQTSTGGWTASPAHSQALLKTTEKVERIVLQTEVVSSQQTEEVEDQPKEQPAEDQEQPVEKQPDDRPDGMEKQAGQQPEQTSALESPEVLTFNRADVMEETEMLVPQDVPVIHTEMKTITYRSREGDADTDPEAGVLMSAQTITSETTSTTTTTHITKTVKGGISETRIEKRIVISGDADIDHDEALAQAIKEAKEQHPDMSVTKVVVHKETEITPEEGEE
- the epb41l3a gene encoding band 4.1-like protein 3a isoform X14 translates to MTTEPNSESSADQQEASAVPLLEADSFPPAAAHSTPVRKKQKGERAEGGVVPQENQLDPSQVEEDRTSHRSSTSKLSRSPGGGRSVRSYKTMQCKVTLLDGSDYTCVVEKRERGHVLFHKVCEQLNLLEKDYFGITFRDIENQKNWLDPSKEMKKQIRGVAWNFSFNVKFYPPDPAQLSEDITRYYLCLQLRDDVVSGRLPCSFATHTVLGSYTVQSELGDYDPEESGTDYVSEFRFAPNQTKELEEKVMDLHKNYKGMMPAEAEMHFLENVKKLSMYGVDLHHAKDSEGVEIMLGVCSSGLLIYRDRLRINRFAWPKVLKISYKRNNFYIKIRPGEFEQFESTIGFKLPNHRAAKRLWKVCVEHHTFFRLVSPETPPKKFLNLGSKFRYSGRTQAQTRRASSQIVRPAPCFERSTSKRYIMSRSLDGAPQSTPKRSSPKRSSPNRSSPKRSSPQKTVSPRIKPPASLNGTKPTEMGSDLYGRAKGIAVSDLITTVTPEKKVEERKAEEEVEVEVQVEVEEEDETTKATEMSQPSPTSPIRHDTKNSFIRRIKGENVFVRHSVLMLEDTVGTPEELLKHATNISELKRSFLETGADTAGLTEWEKRLSSSPLRSLRLDEAPMIEPLELDEVPSKEDEREDERVMDAGGSIEEEINHSPVDTKTTVDSDGWVIVSKVPPKVTEKKIIVNYKVMTVTNTVAEGALAGTSGGIVGKELKAYESFRSELPSKTEEMREKNYTLGKSYDTMSGKIVTMTKRAKDGGEAVAAAPAAFPRELKRAADQSTTTVKIIPVSTEYEMPVSVHMGLPPQEGVGPPMITIKEARTPSPSEPSNGALGLGTVRTMVSIRSSQDISDAARADSRKQLRETFLLGDRSTTPVAPHTPLSPRSPMAKSPMAKSPMTKPKPPMEDLRLSPGPVSYLSRTPSPSKVPKPTFEEMSPELTALLHSARYQTSTGGWTASPAHSQALLKTTEKVERIVLQTEVVSSQQTEEVEDQPKEQPAEDQEQPVEKQPDDRPDGMEKQAGQQPEQTSALESPEVLTFNRADVMEETEMLVPQDVPVIHTEMKTITYRSREGDADTDPEAGVLMSAQTITSETTSTTTTTHITKTVKGGISETRIEKRIVISGDADIDHDEALAQAIKEAKEQHPDMSVTKVVVHKETEITPEEGEE